In the Symmachiella macrocystis genome, TTCTGACACTGCATGACAACCAAGGATAACCATTCATGACGGCAGCCGAACGGCAGGACAAACTGCGGCTGGGTTTTTTGACAGCCATCCAAGTGCCGCAACAAGGCTTCATGGGAGGCCTGCTGGTGACGAACCATCTGGGCCGCCCCTTGGAATTCCAATGCACCAACCCCGTCAAACCCAATCGCACACAGGAAGTGCTCTACGGGCCGACGTTGCAGCCGTTTGTTTTGGCAGAACTTATCGGAAAAACGTTGCTGGAAAAAGCAGGCGTGAAACCCCATATCGTGTTTGTCACCGAAGCGGCACTGCTTGAACTTCGCGAACACATCACCGCGTGTCTAGCCATGGTCGTTGTGCACGACCACGAGTCCGCAAAAACCGGTTTTGCCTTCGGGCGACAAACCTTGATCACGCACGCCGATTATGGCAGCGACCGCAATCAATTGGAAAACAAACTGACCGCATTGCCTGATGATGTCGATCTGCTGGAACCATTCGAGCGCGTCGAAGAAGCGCTCCGTCAAGCGACCGGAGGCACAGCTGCAGCGTGAATCCCTCAACGCCCCAACCCCCAATGCCTGAAACGGATGTCAAGACATGGGAAGCGTTGCCGAATACATCGCCGCCCCCTGAATCGCCCACTCCATCCACGTCGATCATTCGTCCTGCGCCGGCGGGTGCTGACGGGATCCTGCGCATCGACGCGAAACACGATGCGCACTCGGCTATCGCTGCGCCGCAGATCACCACCATGCCGCTGGACCTCGCCGCCAATGTCTTCGCCTCAGGGCTCAACGGCGCGCTGCGGCGGACCCCGAAGATGGAATGTGAAAACGTTCCGCTCCTGGGGCGTGTCACCTTCAGCCCCCGTTGGCGGCCCACTTCAAGCGGCGTGCGAACGACGAAGCTGACGTTTCCCGACGGCATGGAGTTTCTCCCCCCGCCGAAATCCCCCGAGGAATCCGAGAACCTCAAACGTATCAAGCCCCCCAAGGCGCAGGGCGGTTCGGAACGCGAAAAACCAAAATCGACACGCATCAAACCTCCCAGCGACGCACTCTCGCTCGAAGACCGATTGTTCTACGTCCTGCAACCGCCACTGGAAACCTGGTTGGCCGGGCAGGAATTGATCATGCCGTTTGAGCCGTTCCCCTACCAATACGAGGGAATCGGATGGATGTTCTCGCAGAAGGCGGCACTGTTGGCCGACGAGATGGGGCTGGGCAAAACCATGCAAACCATCACTGCGATTCGACTGTTGCTCCGCAGTGGACAAGTGCGCCGCGTGCTGTTGGTCTGCCCCAAGCCGCTGATTCCCAACTGGCAGCGTGAATTTAAATTGTGGGCCGAGGAACTGCCCATCACCACGTTGGAAGGGGACTCCGCCCGCCGCAACATGCTCTGGAACATGCCCGGCGTTCCGATTCTGTTGGCCAATTACGAAGTCGTTGTCCGCGACTTCGAAGCGTTCGGTGATGACCCGCCCAAGTATGACCTCGTCATTTTGGATGAAGCGCAGCGGATTAAAAACCGCGACTCACGCACGGCAGCGATGATCCGCAGCATCCCTCGCCGCCGCAGTTGGACGCTGACCGGCACCCCGATTGAAAACCGGCCTGAGGAATTGGCATCGCTGTTTGAATTCATGGAGGTCATCCCGCCCCGCAGTAACCCTGACATGAAGGGGCTGACCCAACTGGCGGATCATTATATCCTCCGGCGGACCAAAGACCTCGTGATGTCCGATCTGCCTCCCCGCCTGGATCGCGATGCCCATCTGGATCTCAACCCCGCACAACAACACGCCTACGACACGGCCGAACGTGACGGCGTGATCCAACTCAACGAAATGGGAGAATCGATTTCCGTCCAACACGTTTTCGAATTGGTGTTGCGACTGAAACAAATCACCAATTTCGATCCGCTCACCGGCGATAGCGCAAAACTAGATCGCTTAGAAGCCGACATGGAAGAAATCTCTAATTCCGGCGGCAAAGCCATTTTGTTCAGTCAATGGACGAAGTGCATCGACTGGCTCGACGAAAAGCTAAAGCGCTTCAATCCGTTGGTCTATCACGGCAAAGTCCCCACAAAAAAACGGGAGCCCATCCTCAGCCAATTCAAAGAGGATCCCAATTGCCCGTTGTTGCTCATGAGCTACGGGACCGGTGCAGTGGGCTTGAACCTGCAATTCGCAGGATACGTGTTTCTCTACGACCGCTGGTGGAATCCTGCGGTCGAGGACCAGGCGATCAACCGGGCGCACCGTGTCGGTCAAAAAAGTCAGGTGATTGTCACCAAATTCATTTGCAACAACACGATCGAAGAGCGAATCGACCGCGTGCTCAATGAAAAACGGCAGATTTTTGCCCGTGTGCTGGGCGATGGGGATAGCACCATCGCCTCGCTGAGCCTGAATGCGTCGGAAATATTTGGACTTTTCGACCTCAAAGCCCGCCAAGGCGAGGTGACCCGCAAGATTGCTCCCAAGGCGGAACTCGAAACGAAATAACGGCCTCTAAAGAATGTGCGCTCCCTGTGACGGCTTCACTGGAATTTGCGGCGGCGACTATTTATCATCGGGAAGCATGAAGCTGTGGAGAATGGTTTCTGCACCATTTCGACACGTAAGTTCCAACCGACACCGCCGTCAGCGGAAGAAATCTCCCGATGCCCACGATCAAATTCATCAAAGAAAAACGGACTCTCGAAGTCCCCGCCGGTTCTAACTTGCGCAAAGAAGCCTTGAAGGCCGGCGTCGAACTCTATCCCGGAGTTCACAAACACGCGCTGCTCAATTGCCACGGACTCTCCGTTTGTGGTTCCTGCCGCGTGTTGATCAAAAAGGGGATGGAGAACACGAGCAAAGAGGGCATCCTGGAGCGAATGACACCGCTGCACAACCCGTTGATGGCCATGGCCAAAATCGGCCACGAAGAAGAAATGCGACTCGCCTGCCAAACCACCGTCAACGGCGACATCGAAGTCGAAACCTGCCCCCCCATGAACTGGCACGGCGACAAATTCTGGGCCTAGGCGGCATTGCCGCTTGGTGCGAGCTTCCGCTCGAGCTTGCATAGGCCGCTCCCGTTGGTCGCTGCGGCAGCAAGTGGACTTGGGGATTGGGAGGACAGACTCCTCCCTCTGCCTCTGGGAGAGGCCCGGGGTGAGGGTATTCGCTCTACAATAGAGAATCCACCCTACTCACCGGAGCTAGTGAACGGGTGAGTTTCACTCAACTTGGCGCTGATCGCATTAACGGCGTTTGCTATTGCCAGTTGTCAGCATTGCAACGGGCGCCGTCGCGCGAACTTCGCCAACAAGACGCTCCAAATTCCACAACCGAATCGCGCATTCTCGTTCGCGGCCGGCGGTCGCCAGGAGTTTTGCGTCGCTTGAAATCGCGATCGCTCCGATCGGCCCTGCATGTGAAATCGTCCTTAATTC is a window encoding:
- a CDS encoding 2Fe-2S iron-sulfur cluster-binding protein, whose translation is MPTIKFIKEKRTLEVPAGSNLRKEALKAGVELYPGVHKHALLNCHGLSVCGSCRVLIKKGMENTSKEGILERMTPLHNPLMAMAKIGHEEEMRLACQTTVNGDIEVETCPPMNWHGDKFWA
- a CDS encoding DEAD/DEAH box helicase, with amino-acid sequence MPETDVKTWEALPNTSPPPESPTPSTSIIRPAPAGADGILRIDAKHDAHSAIAAPQITTMPLDLAANVFASGLNGALRRTPKMECENVPLLGRVTFSPRWRPTSSGVRTTKLTFPDGMEFLPPPKSPEESENLKRIKPPKAQGGSEREKPKSTRIKPPSDALSLEDRLFYVLQPPLETWLAGQELIMPFEPFPYQYEGIGWMFSQKAALLADEMGLGKTMQTITAIRLLLRSGQVRRVLLVCPKPLIPNWQREFKLWAEELPITTLEGDSARRNMLWNMPGVPILLANYEVVVRDFEAFGDDPPKYDLVILDEAQRIKNRDSRTAAMIRSIPRRRSWTLTGTPIENRPEELASLFEFMEVIPPRSNPDMKGLTQLADHYILRRTKDLVMSDLPPRLDRDAHLDLNPAQQHAYDTAERDGVIQLNEMGESISVQHVFELVLRLKQITNFDPLTGDSAKLDRLEADMEEISNSGGKAILFSQWTKCIDWLDEKLKRFNPLVYHGKVPTKKREPILSQFKEDPNCPLLLMSYGTGAVGLNLQFAGYVFLYDRWWNPAVEDQAINRAHRVGQKSQVIVTKFICNNTIEERIDRVLNEKRQIFARVLGDGDSTIASLSLNASEIFGLFDLKARQGEVTRKIAPKAELETK